Proteins encoded in a region of the Euleptes europaea isolate rEulEur1 chromosome 3, rEulEur1.hap1, whole genome shotgun sequence genome:
- the GPR85 gene encoding probable G-protein coupled receptor 85 has product MANYSHAADNILQNLSPLTAFLKLTSLGFIIGVSVVGNLLISILLVKDKTLHRAPYYFLLDLCCSDILRSAICFPFVFTSVKNGSSWTYGTLTCKVIAFLGVLSCFHTAFMLFCISVTRYLAIAHHRFYTKRLTFWTCLAVICMVWTLSVAMAFPPVLDVGTYSFIREEDQCTFQHRSFRANDSLGFMLLLALILLATQLVYLKLIFFVHDRRKMKPVQFVAAVSQNWTFHGPGASGQAAANWLAGFGRGPTPPTLLGIRQNANTTGRRRLLVLDEFKMEKRISRMFYIMTFLFLTLWGPYLVACYWRVFARGPVVPGGFLTAAVWMSFAQAGINPFVCIFSNRELRRCFSTTLLYCRKSRLPREPYCVI; this is encoded by the coding sequence ATGGCGAACTACAGCCATGCAGCTGACAACATTTTACAAAATCTATCCCCTTTAACAGCATTTTTGAAACTGACTTCGCTGGGTTTCATCATAGGAGTCAGTGTGGTGGGTAACCTCCTGATCTCCATTTTGCTAGTCAAAGATAAGACCTTGCATAGAGCGCCCTACTACTTCCTGTTGGATCTTTGCTGCTCAGACATCCTCCGATCTGCCATTTGTTTCCCATTTGTTTTCACGTCGGTGAAAAACGGCTCTTCTTGGACGTATGGGACTCTCACTTGTAAAGTGATTGCCTTCTTGGGGGTCCTATCCTGTTTCCACACCGCTTTCATGCTGTTCTGCATAAGCGTCACCAGATACTTAGCGATTGCCCACCACCGCTTTTATACAAAAAGGCTGACCTTTTGGACTTGCTTGGCAGTTATTTGTATGGTGTGGACCCTATCTGTAGCGATGGCTTTCCCTCCCGTTTTGGATGTGGGCACCTACTCGTTCATTCGGGAGGAAGACCAATGCACCTTTCAGCATCGTTCCTTCAGAGCCAATGATTCTCTGGGATTTATGCTGCTTCTTGCTCTTATCCTTCTAGCCACACAGCTTGTCTACCTCAAGCTGATCTTTTTTGTTCATGATCGCCGGAAAATGAAGCCAGTTCAGTTTGTGGCAGCGGTGAGCCAGAACTGGACGTTTCATGGTCCTGGAGCCAGTGGTCAAGCAGCTGCTAACTGGCTGGCTGGATTTGGAAGGGGTCCCACGCCACCTACCTTGCTGGGGATCAGGCAAAATGCCAACACCACAGGCAGGAGAAGGCTACTTGTCTTGGATGAGTTCAAAATGGAAAAGCGCATTAGTAGAATGTTCTATATCATGACATTCCTCTTTCTAACCTTGTGGGGTCCCTACTTGGTAGCCTGTTACTGGAGAGTTTTTGCAAGAGGGCCTGTGGTTCCAGGGGGATTTCTAACGGCTGCTGTTTGGATGAGTTTTGCCCAAGCTGGAATCAATCCTTTTGTCTGCATTTTCTCCAACAGGGAGCTGAGGCGCTGTTTCAGCACAACCCTTCTTTACTGCAGAAAATCCAGGTTACCAAGGGAACCTTACTGTGTTATATGA